In Candidatus Hydrogenedentota bacterium, the DNA window ACGCGACCAGCGAGGAGGCCACCCGCCTCGCCACCCCGCCCGCCGAGGACATGCAGTTCCGCCGGGGCCAGGTGGTCAACGGCCGCTACACGGTCCTCGACATGATCGGCCGGGGCGGGATGGGCTGCATCTACAAGGTCCATGACAACGTGCTGGGCGAGGACGTGGCGCTGAAGACGCTGCTGCCGCAGTTCCTGCGGGACAAGATGGTGGTGGAGCGGTTCTTCAACGAGGCGCGCATCGCCCGGAAGCTGGCCCACCCGAACATCGTGCGCGTCCACGACATCGGCAGCGCGGGCAAGGGCGTCTTCATCTCCATGGAGTATGTGCAGGGCGAGTCCCTGCGCAACATGATCGAGAAGCTGCCGCCGGGCAAGCGGCTCCCCGTGGCCGAGGTGCTCCGGATCATTGACCAGCTCTGCGTGGCCCTGGAGTACGCCCACCAGTACACGATCCACCGGGACATCAAGCCGGAAAACGTCATGATTGACCGCGACCGGCGCGTCAAGCTGATGGACTTCGGCATCTCGAAGCTCATGGACAACCCGCGCATGACCGGCACCGCCGTCGTCATGGGCACGCCGTACTACATGTCGCCGGAGCAGCTGCGCACGAGCCACGACGTGGACGCCCGCGCGGACATCTACAGCGTCGGCGTCGTCCTCTACGAGGTGCTCACCGGAAACATGCCCACCGGCGTCCCCCGCCCCGCCTCGCAGATGCTCGAGGACATCCCGCCCGCCATGGACGAGATCGTGGCGAAATGCGTGGACCCCAGCCCCGACCGCCGCTACCAGAACGCCGCGGAGCTCCGCGCCGCGCTGCAGCCGGTCATCGAGCTGGTGTCCAAGGGGAGGGACATCACCAAGGTCTCGCGCCGGCAGGCCCGCGGCGGCCGCGCCTTCCCCTGGAGAAAGGCCGCCGGATGGGCCCTCGCGGTCGTCATCGCCGGGGGCCTTCTGGTCGGTCTCGCCGGGCTGGGGCGCTCCTGGAGCGCCGCCGCCGGCGCCGTCCCCGGGGCGGCCGCCCCCGCCGTCGGCGGACGTCTCGGCGAGGTCCGCGGCCTGATCGGCAAGGTCCGCGCGCGCGTGGAGCCCCTTGCCGGCGCCTCCGAGGCCAACCGCGGACTGTTCACCGAGGCGGAGCGGCGGCGCGGCCTGCTGGACGCCGCCGGGGCCGGCGCCCCCGTGTCCGACGCCGAGGAGGTGCTCCGGTGCTACCTCGCCCTCGCCCTCGCCCGCCCCGGCATGGTCTTCGTGCCCGGCGGCCCCGTCACCGTCAACGGCGCCCCCGTCGTCGTGCCGGGCTTCCTCATGGACGCCACCGAGGTCACCATGGGAAGCTACGCCAAATTCGCCGCCGAGATCACCGGCGGATGGCGCGTCCCCGCCGAGGTCCGCGACATGATGGAGACCTACCCCGACTACCCCATGACCTGGATCTCCCTCTTCGACGCCCAGGCCTGCGCCGCCCACTTCGGCAAGACCCTCCCCAGCCGCGCCCAGTGGGCCCTCGCCGCACACGGCGGAAAGGACACCTCCGACATGTACCCCTGGGGCGGCGACTGGCAGTCCGGCGCGTGCAGCTGCCAGACCCAGAAACTCTCCCCCGTCGCCGCCTTCGACCGCGACCGCTCCTGGTGCGGCGTGGCCGACCTCGCCGGCAACGTCAGCGAGTGGACCCTCTCCCCCGCCGACCCCGCCGTCACCGGCCGCCTCCCCGATTTCGGCGACCTCCTGCTCGTCTGCGGCGGAAACTTCGCCGACGCCCCCGCGCCCCTGCGCACCGACCGGCAGGTCGCCTATGAGACCCGCGCGGCCACCCTCGGCTTCCGCTGCGTCCTCGAAATCGGCACCAGCGCCGCCGATGTCGCCGAGGTGCTTCGCCGCCTCGGCTGAGGCGCCCGCGGAATGGAAGGCGGCGGGAAGGGGGGAATATAATGGCCTGAGCGGGTCCGCCGCCCTTCCGCGCGCGGCCTTTGGGAGACTGCCTCATGACGTGGGAAGGGTACTTTTGTCTCGCCACCGTGGCGGTGGTGTTTGCGGGGCTTGCGGCGAACCGGGCCCCCGACGCCCTGCTCGTGGGGGCGGTGGTGCTGACGATGCTCGCGAAGATCGTGACGCCGGAGGAGGCCTTCTCCGGCTTCGCCAACCCCGAGATGCTCACCGTGGCCGCGCTGTTCGTGGTGGCGGCGGGGCTGCGCGAGACCGGCGCCCTGGAAATCCTCGGGCGGTGGGTGTTTGGCCGGGCGCGCACCGAGCGGGGGGCGCTGCTGCGCATGTCCCTGTGGACCACCTCGCTCTCGGCCTTTTTGAACAACACCCCGATCGTGGCCATGTTCATTCCCATTGTCACGGGATGGTGCCGCAAGCACGGCGTGGCCCCGTCGCGGCTGCTGATGCCCCTGTCCTTCCTGACGATCCTCGGCGGCACCTGCACGCTCATCGGCACCAGCACCAACCTCGTGGTGAACGGCATGATGCGCCAGGCGGCCGCGGCGGACCCGGCACTGGCCGAGTCCCTGCGCCCGATGGGCCTCTTCGAACTTTCGTGGCTCGGGCTGCCCACGGCGGCGGCGGGGGCGCTGTTCCTGGTCCTCTTCAGCCGGCGCCTGCTGCCGGAGCGCAAGGACTTCTTCGAGCGGATGCGCGACGCCTCGCGGGAGTACCTGGTGAATCTGGAGATTCAGCCGGGGTGCCGTCTGGCGGGGCAGACGGTGGAGGACGCCGGGCTGCGCCGCCTGCCGGGGCTTTTCCTGGTGGAGATCACGCGCGGGGAGCGTGTCATCACGCCGGTGGCGCCGACGCGGGTGCTTTCGGCGGGGGATGTGCTCACCTTCACCGGTGTGGCGGCGACGATTGTGGACCTGGAGAAGATTCCGGGCTTTGTGCCCGTGGGCGGCGAGGGCTACGAGGGGGGGGCCGTGAGCCGGCGCGACCGGGTGCTGTGCGAGGCGGTGGTTTCGGGGGCGTCCCCGTGCCTGGGGAAAACGGTGCGGGAGTCGAATTTCCGGGCGGCGTACAACGCGGCGATCATCGCGGTGCACCGGGGGGGCGAGCGCCTGGGGGGGAAGGTGGGGGACCTCTCGCTGCGTCCGGGGGACACGCTGCTCCTCCAGACGGACCCGCACTTCGAGCGGGTGCACCATAACAACCCGGACTTTCTGCTGGTGAGCGGCGTGGAGGATTCGCGGCCCCTCCGGACGGACAAGACCCTGATTTCGGCGGCGCTGCTGGGGCTGCTGGTGGTGCTGATGGCCACGGGCCTCATGCGCACCGTCACGGCGGCGTTTCTGGTGGCGGGGCTGATGGTGCTGACGCGGTGCATCTCCACATCGGCGGCGCGCCACGGGGTGGACTGGCAGACGCTGATCACGATCGGGGGGGCCTTCGGGCTGGGGAAGGCGCTGGTGAACTCGGGGTGCGTGGAGATGGTGGCGCGGGTCATCGCGTCGAACGCGGGCGTGTTTGGTCCGGGGGCCGTGCTGCTCGGCGTCTATGTGTTCACCGCCCTGGTCACGGAGCTTATCACCAACAACGCGGCCGCCGCGCTGGTGTTCCCCTTCGCCATAGGGATCGCCGGGCAGCTCGGCGTGGACCCCCGGCCCTTCGCCATCGCCGTGACCTTCGCCGCCTCGGCCAGCTTCCTCACGCCCATCGGCTACCAGACCAACCTGATGGTTTACGCCGCGGGCGGCTACCGCTTCACCGACTATCTCCGCCTCGGCCTGCCCCTGTCCGTCGTGCTGGCCGCCTGCGCACAGTTCATCATCCCCGTCGTCTGGCCGTTCTGACCGTTCGGGACGGTCCGACCTGTCCAGTGATTCCCGCCTCCTCCGGTTGCACCCGCCCCGTCCGGAACGGTACCATCTGCGGGCGGGGGGTCGAACCCAACCCCCATTCCGGGAGTGTTTTCGTGGCCGAAAAGCGAAAAAAAGACGCGCAGGACGCGCAGGGTACGGACCCGACACCGGAAGGCGCCCCGCTGGCGGCGGCGGACAGCGCGGCGGACGACCTGTCGGACGACGCGCTGCGCCTGCAGCTGGAGCAGTTTGAGGGGCCCTTCGAGGTGCTGCTCTACCTCATCCGGTCGCAGGAGATTGACATCTTCGACATCCCGATCCTGAAGGTCACGGAGCAGTACCTGCATTTCCTGGACCTGTTGCGGACGGAGAACCTGGACATTGCCGGGGAGTTCCTGGTGATGGCGGCCACGCTTATCCAGATCAAGTCGCGCATGCTCCTGCCCGTGGAGACGGACACGGAGGACGAGGAGGGGGTCGAGGAGGAGGATCCGCGCCTGGAGCTGGTCGAAAAACTGCTGGAGTACCGGCGGTTCCGCGATCTGGCCGCCGCGGTGGGCGACCTGGAGCAGACCCGCGCGGACTGTTTCGGGCGCACGGTCCGCCCGGTCTTCGATGACGAGCCCGAGGAGGACGGGGCCATCGAGGTGGAACTGTACGACCTCGTGAAGGCCGTGCGCGCCGTTTTGCGCTTCCTTGCCGACGACCTGTTCCACAAGGTCAGCCTCGACGAGGCGTCGGTGGACGACAAGATTGTCCGCATCGAGGACATCCTCCGCGAGAAGCCGGGGCTGTCGTGGGCGGAACTCTGCGCCGAATGCACCACCCGGGTCGAGCTGGTCTGCTGCCTCCTCGCCATCCTGGAGCTGTGCCGCATGCGCCGCATCCGGGTCCACCAGCACGCCGCCTTCGGCGACCTCCGCCTCTTCGCCCGGCCCGAAAACGGCCCCGAAAAAGAGCCCGCCGCCGGGGACGCGGCCGATGCCCCGGCCGCCTGACGACCGCGCCGCCCTGGGCCGCCGGGGGGAGCGGGCCGCCGCCTGGTTCCTGCGCCTGCGCGGCTACCGCATCCTGGGCCGCAACCTGCGCTATCCCCATGG includes these proteins:
- a CDS encoding segregation/condensation protein A translates to MAEKRKKDAQDAQGTDPTPEGAPLAAADSAADDLSDDALRLQLEQFEGPFEVLLYLIRSQEIDIFDIPILKVTEQYLHFLDLLRTENLDIAGEFLVMAATLIQIKSRMLLPVETDTEDEEGVEEEDPRLELVEKLLEYRRFRDLAAAVGDLEQTRADCFGRTVRPVFDDEPEEDGAIEVELYDLVKAVRAVLRFLADDLFHKVSLDEASVDDKIVRIEDILREKPGLSWAELCAECTTRVELVCCLLAILELCRMRRIRVHQHAAFGDLRLFARPENGPEKEPAAGDAADAPAA
- a CDS encoding SLC13 family permease, with product MTWEGYFCLATVAVVFAGLAANRAPDALLVGAVVLTMLAKIVTPEEAFSGFANPEMLTVAALFVVAAGLRETGALEILGRWVFGRARTERGALLRMSLWTTSLSAFLNNTPIVAMFIPIVTGWCRKHGVAPSRLLMPLSFLTILGGTCTLIGTSTNLVVNGMMRQAAAADPALAESLRPMGLFELSWLGLPTAAAGALFLVLFSRRLLPERKDFFERMRDASREYLVNLEIQPGCRLAGQTVEDAGLRRLPGLFLVEITRGERVITPVAPTRVLSAGDVLTFTGVAATIVDLEKIPGFVPVGGEGYEGGAVSRRDRVLCEAVVSGASPCLGKTVRESNFRAAYNAAIIAVHRGGERLGGKVGDLSLRPGDTLLLQTDPHFERVHHNNPDFLLVSGVEDSRPLRTDKTLISAALLGLLVVLMATGLMRTVTAAFLVAGLMVLTRCISTSAARHGVDWQTLITIGGAFGLGKALVNSGCVEMVARVIASNAGVFGPGAVLLGVYVFTALVTELITNNAAAALVFPFAIGIAGQLGVDPRPFAIAVTFAASASFLTPIGYQTNLMVYAAGGYRFTDYLRLGLPLSVVLAACAQFIIPVVWPF
- a CDS encoding protein kinase; this translates as MAMCPHCRHQNPPGVRICARCAKPLANATSEEATRLATPPAEDMQFRRGQVVNGRYTVLDMIGRGGMGCIYKVHDNVLGEDVALKTLLPQFLRDKMVVERFFNEARIARKLAHPNIVRVHDIGSAGKGVFISMEYVQGESLRNMIEKLPPGKRLPVAEVLRIIDQLCVALEYAHQYTIHRDIKPENVMIDRDRRVKLMDFGISKLMDNPRMTGTAVVMGTPYYMSPEQLRTSHDVDARADIYSVGVVLYEVLTGNMPTGVPRPASQMLEDIPPAMDEIVAKCVDPSPDRRYQNAAELRAALQPVIELVSKGRDITKVSRRQARGGRAFPWRKAAGWALAVVIAGGLLVGLAGLGRSWSAAAGAVPGAAAPAVGGRLGEVRGLIGKVRARVEPLAGASEANRGLFTEAERRRGLLDAAGAGAPVSDAEEVLRCYLALALARPGMVFVPGGPVTVNGAPVVVPGFLMDATEVTMGSYAKFAAEITGGWRVPAEVRDMMETYPDYPMTWISLFDAQACAAHFGKTLPSRAQWALAAHGGKDTSDMYPWGGDWQSGACSCQTQKLSPVAAFDRDRSWCGVADLAGNVSEWTLSPADPAVTGRLPDFGDLLLVCGGNFADAPAPLRTDRQVAYETRAATLGFRCVLEIGTSAADVAEVLRRLG